The genomic DNA CCGGCCCGGGACCGCTGCTTTCCTCGAGCATTCACCGGCTAGAGCTGACAAACAACGGCAAATGGGTCCGCATGATACCTTCGCTCGGCGGAAGTTTGTACAAGTTTGATGGCGATTCGATCGAACCGATTCCTTTCAGTGCGGAAGATTTGCTTAAATCATCGTTCAAATTTTCCGACGACCTCGTCATCTCCGGTGGCAAGGAAACCCGCTCGTACGGTGTATCGATGCAGAGCGGCCAGCTAATTTACGTCTGCACGATGCAGGGCTGCAAGAATGCGACGGAACTAGCGATGGAAGTGGCAGGCGATGGCGGCAAGTACGGACCACCCGAAGACGCCGGCGTCGGTACGCTTGATCCCATGCAGGAAGACTTGCTGGTCATTCGGCGCCAAACGCAAACGGTTCGTGCCGTCGAATCGCGCACCGGTAGCGAACGTTGGAACTTTAGCATCGGTCACCATGAGGTGGAAAAGATGAGCAACGAGGACTGCCGTGGAGGAAAGGAACGGCGAGAGGTGAATCCGGTAATACTCGATCTCGATCTTCGCGTGATCATACCGGAGGGTGTGATCTGCGCGGTGCGGAAAAGTGCGCCGGGAGAGATTGTTTGGCGCCACAAGTTTGATGTGCCGATTGTGAGTGCCTGGCGAACGTCGGGCACAAACGATGATAAGTTAGTCGGTGTGGATCTGTTCGATCGTACGGATTGGCTGTGGAATGGTAACGTGGGCGAGGGGGAGAACGATCAGCCACCGCTGATTAATCCATCGCTGTACATCGGTATGCATGAGAAGCAGCTGTACATACAGGAATCGCAAGCGATGCTGGACGAGCGGGAAGAGAAATTGAGCGAAATTGCACTGCTCACTGACGAAAGCAAACTTCCGGCCATACCGTGGAAGCCGTTGCCCGCTAGTCATGCAGTTGCCGGTCTGCTTACGGATGGGGGCAGCTCATTGCCGGGTGTGAAGGATGACGACGACACAGGCGAATCAACTGCCATCGCTCGATCGGTGCTGTACGCATCGAACTACATCAATGGGAATGGATTCTTTCTAGTGTACGATACCGACCGTGGCGAACAGTGCGATCAGGGAGAGGAAGAATCAAGCAATACCAACCGTACCGAGTCGTATGATCATGCAGGATTGCCCGATGATGGGGCCGAGGATATGGATACAATGTTCGACGTACCGGTCAAGATAATCATCGTGTCGATGTGGTTCTGGTGGAAGGAAATTCTTATCATCTCAATCACGACCGCACTCATACTGAACATGATGCTGAAGCTGCGTGTCGAAAAGCCGCCGGTAATGGTAGTGGTCGAACGTAAGATCACCGTCCCGATCCCGACCGCAGTGGAAGCGGTCGAAGAATTCCCTCCGGCAATACGGATGGGTGCGGTGCGCAGCTACTCGGAGTCGAGCTCCTCGAACGGTCCACCAGCAGCGGTGGAAAACTACACCTCTCACTTTCGGGATGATTTCGATCTGGTGCAGTGCCTGGGAAAGGGTGGTTTTGGGGTCGTGTTCGAGGTACGCAACAAATTGGACGGCTGTCGGTACGCCGTCAAGCGAGTCGTCCTGCCGAACAAGCAGGAATCGAAGGATCGCGTTATGCGTGAGGTGAAAACCTTGGCCCATTGTGAGCATCAGAACATTGTCCGGTATTTTCACGCCTGGGTTGAAACACCTCCGCCGGGGTGGCAGGAACGGCACGATCGTGAGTGGATCGAACGAAATTGCCTATCGACATCGATCGATATTGAAACACCGACGGACACGTATCCACCACTGCCAGGAATGTCCGCGGCGGCTTCATCGTTCGAGGTTGGCATGAAAAACCCACAGTTACAAACATCATCCGTACAATCGAAGCTGTGGATGCCACAGTTCCCGCAGGCAAACTTTTCCCTCTCGAAAGGCATCGGTGATGGACCGTCAGCGATGCGCCGGCTTGACCAGAGCGACAGCTGTTCTTTCATCGAGTTTCGAGCCGAGGGTGATCAGGATGGATCGCTACAACGGACACGTggcgatgaggatgaggaggaCGATACATCCAGCTCGGAGTCCGGTGTGCAGGGCAACGGAAAGCACCGGTGGAACACGACGACGGCAGATGAGGATGATTCGTTGGACATTGTTTTCAAAGAACCGTCACGCAGCGAAGGCATTACCTCGGATGGGGTAAGCGATCGGCACGCTGTATCGATCGACGTGTCGTTTTCGCCGGAAGCTCCCTCGCGTCCAGCGGTACTGCATAACGGCGTGAATGGCCAAACTGAAAAGCAGAAGCAAAATCCATTCCGTAAAACACATCGCCGACCACTGTCCCTTGATCTCACCAGCACGGGCAATGTGCGCCGCCTTCCCGGTGCCTCCCATGTGGGAAGTACAGCGGACCTGAGCACACGTCCGTCGGCTACCGAACAATCGAAGGCCAGTGCTGGCCAGAGCAATAAAATTTACCTCTACATACAGATGCAGCTGTGCCACAAGCAATCGCTCAAGGAGTGGCTCTGCATGAACGGGTTCCCTGCGCGCCGTGATAAGATTGTGCCAATTTTTGAGCAGATCGTGGCCGGCGTAGAGTACGTCCATCTGAAGGGATTGATCCACCGGGATCTTAAACCGAGCAACATCTTCTTCTCGCTGGATGGAAGGATTAGGATAGGCGATTTTGGGCTCGTGACAGATTCGAGCGATCTGCAGTACGATAGCGAGAACAATATGCCGACGATGGTGCCCGACCGGCACACGCGCCAGGTGGGCACACAGCTGTACATGTCGCCGGAACAGCTGAAGGGTTTGCCGTACGATTACAAGGTCGACATCTATTCGCTCGGGTTGATCCTGTTCGAATTGCTCGTAAGCTTCGGCACGGAGATGGAGCGTATCTGTACGCTGAAGAATGTACGCAAGAGCAAATTTCCGGACCAGTTCGAAGAGCAGTACCAGTGTGAGGTTGGTAGAGAACGGTTGCTTTCGTTGGACTATAACTAATGCGTGGTGTGCCTGCTcttctttcttcccttttcaGTTCAAACTGTTAAAGTTGATGCTGTCCGAATCACCGAACCAACGACCGACGACGTTTGGCATCAAGGCTCACCCACCGTTCAAGCGAATTCCGTCAAACAAATCAACCAGCTCGCTGGGTGCCGTCGTGGATGAGACGTTGGTCGTTAACGGCAATCCCGGCTCGACGAACGGTTCCTTCGAATCGGACGATGGAGATGAGTGGCACTTTGAGCTGCCACCGCGCAGAAAAGACAGCCGCACTTACAGTACTTCCGGTTCCGGATCGGGCAACGGTACTGCGGTTGTGCCGTGTCCCAGTCAGCTGTGCTTTTAAGGCACCATGTATTACCTGGCATCGTGATGGGAAGCGGGTGTGCGGCTTCACTATTGCGATTAGCCTGAGACAGTGCGATTAACTGAGTTGCCAAGTGAGAATGTATAATTGTAAGTTATTTATATGCTGTCTTACGGTTGTAACAGTCCTACCTGCTAACGCATCCCCTGTGAGGTATCATTACGTTTTTAGGCGAAACGTAAaagttgttttaaaaaaaggtGCGAAATCTTCGTGGAAGACGGGTTGTGTGTATTGAATGAGAATTATGAAACATATTGAATAAAGTGATGAACACAGTACACGCTTCCGGGTCGGGATTAACGGAACATCCTATATATTGTGATACACCATCCACCGCCACTTATTTCTTCGCCGCACGCTTTCCTTCACCCTTCTTCGGAGGTGCTTTGCCGCGCAGTGCACGCAATCGTTTCATCTCCTCCTTGAAGTCTTGATGCTCGTCCCGGAACAGACCGTACTCGCGGAGCTTCATCGCGAGGAGATGCGTCTCCACGTGCCGCGGATACCAGTTCACGACGTAGTCCCGCTTGTGGATCGGCTCTTCACTGAACATCTTGACCACCTTCATGGATTGGGGGTTGGTTGGGCGGGCCACTTCACCGAAGATGCGATTCGACAGGTAGTTCATCCGGCGCGCGTACGTCGTGGTAAGCTTGGTGAGTTCTTTGTACTTGGACATACTACCCTGTTTGTAGTGCACTttcctaaaacaaaaaccgcgTTACAATTCCGCGATGAAGAAATGCGAATGGAATTGtgtaatttttgttgttgacaaAAGCAGCCTTTTTGACAGTTGGCCGGTGTTGTTGTGCGTGAAAGAAGCCCCTCGGCGAGGTTTTGACAGATGGACCAAACAACGCTGCCTATGTTTTCGGTCAGATCACAACACGCCGGCTGGCCAAgaatttgtgtgtttgttgataGAATTACTTCATTTTTCCATCATGAACGGGCAGGAGACTCCGGAAACCAAGAATATGCTAAAGTGCCGCGAGCAGCTGTATCGAATGATGATAAGGTACGCATAGTTAGGGGTGACCATTCCAGTTGGGGGTACGAATCCTTACGTTGTTTCATCGCTGTGCTTCGCATCCGTTTCCAGCCAACTCTTCTACGACGGGCATCATGCTGTTGCAGTAGAACTGACCAATGTGGTGCGGGCTGATCCGCCCTGCCCGCCGAGCGATCGTTTAATGAACATGTTCAAAGAGGCCATTCACCTTGAACAGTCCAAAGAAAGCAATCTATTCGACGACTTACCCTGCGGGCTGGATCTGGAGTTCGAAACGGAAGGATCAACGTTGGCACCGGAACCGGCTTCCTACGAGACGGCCTATGTAACGTCCCACAAGCAAGCGTGCCGAGCGGGTTGTTTCAGCGGGGACGGTCAGCTCGTTGCCACCGGAAGTATGGACGCGAGCATTAAAATACTGGACGTGGATCGGATGCTTGCCAAATCGGCACCGGAAGACATGGAACCGGGACGTGAACAGCATGCTCACCCGGTCATTCGAACGTTGTACGATCACACGGACGAAGTATCGTACCTGGAGTTTCATCCCAAGGAACAAATACTGGCATCCGGATCGCGCGACAACACCGTGAAACTGTTCGACATCTCGAAGGCATCGGTCAAGAAGGCTCACAAGGTGTTGAGCGATTGTGTGCCGGTCCGGTGCATCGCCTTTCATCCGACAGGCGACTACATGGCCGTCGGTACGGAGCACAACGTGCTGCGAATGTACGATATACAGACGGCGCAATGCTTTGTCGGTGCGATTCCGTCGCAACAGCACAACAGCGCAATCACGTGCGTCCGATTCGCGTCCAATGCGAAGGTGTACGCAACGGGCAGCTTGGACGGTTCGATCAAGCTGTGGGACGGTGTTAGCAGCCGCTGCATCAACACATTTGCCCAGGCACACGATGGTGCCGAAATTTGCTCAGTAGTGTTTACGAAAAATGGTAAATACTTGCTCTCGTCCGGACAAGACTCGCTGGTAAAGCTCTGGGAGCTGAGCACGAGCCGCTGTTTGATTGCGTACACCGGAGCTGGAACAACGGGCAAGCAGGAACATCAGACGCAAGCCATCTTTAACCACACCGAAGATTATGTTCTGTTTCCGGACGAGGCAACCACATCGCTGTGCGCATGGAATTCTCGAAACGCGTCCCGCTGTCATCTGATGTCCCTGGGGCACAATGGCGCGGTGCGACACATCGTCCATTCGCCGACTCAATCCGCTTTTCTCACCTGTTCGGATGACTATCGTGCACGTTTCTGGGTGAGGCGTACAACATCCCactaaaaaaaactgaactAATGTAATCAGCGCATTCTTCTAGAAGCTGGCTTTATGTAATGAATTGATTTGACGAGTAATTCCTCTGAATAATAGtatgaataatttaataataaatgtaCGGAAGCCCAAAAAGCGGAATCCGTTATCCACATTTCATTTGAACGCGCGTTCACCGCGGATTGCCTCCGAGCCGGTCGAGAAAAGGATGacatttggtttgtttgtaaacagaGGCTGGTGCGTGAAATAATCCCCCTCACCATTGGTCCCATTCGCAACTGTCATTCAGCTGATTTTGGCTCACGCATTTTGCTACGCTGACGTTCGTAAActgtgattgttttttttcatcccGCGACGAGAGTTTATCAAACTTAACTTTTACAGGTGATTTCATAATTAGACCGGCACCGTTCTAGTGCACCCAAGCTACAAAGTACTGGAAATGCCAGCACCAGCGCCACGGTGAGAATGATTCGCAAGGAGGACATGTTTGTAACGCCCCAGGAGCGCCAGCGAAAGCAGTTACGTTTTCGGGGTGACCTGGCGGCGCATTATGGCTTCAATCGGGATTCGGTCGGTTCCGGGTTGAACGGAACGTCTGGCACCAATCGCATCGAGGAAGTTTCATCCGACGACGATACGAAACGCGCACAAAATGGTGAAACGGCTCCGGGTGAGTACGAGAATGCTGGCAAACGTCCACTCTTTAATGTTAACTCCTGGTTATCTACTCGCTGTTTCTAGAACGACCAGAACGCGGTAGCCTGTACGATTTTGTTCGTATAGAGCTCACACGGGGGTACGTGCTGGAGCACGACGAAGAACGGTACTCGGCACGGCGCGAGAAAATATACTCCTTCCTGAAGATACCGCGCGAGCTGGAAAGCTTCATGCTGTACGGTGTGCTTCAGTGTGCCGATTCCTTCCTGTACATCTACACCTTTCTACCGATACGGTACGTTCTGGCGCTGTGGGCACTCCTTACCAGACCGATTGCACGCTGCCTCGGACTGCGGCGCCCATCCCAACGGTTGCTGACGCCGGCCGAAATATGTGACCTGCTGAAGGGCACCATTTGGATCATCTGCAGCTACACGCTGCTGTACGTCGACACGAACATGCTGTACCATCTGATCAAGAGCCAGTCGATTATAAAGCTGTACATATTCTACAACATGCTCGAGGTGGGCGACCGGCTGCTGTCCGCGTTCGGGCAGGACACGATCGACGCACTGTTCTGGacggccaccgaaccgaagcACAGCAAGCGGCAGCATCTCGGCACGATCCCCCACTTTCTGTTCGCGATCGTGTACGTGACGATGCACAGCGTGCTGGTAATGTTTCAGGCAACCTCGCTGAACGTGGCCATCAACTCGAACAACAAGGGATTGCTGACGATCATGATGTCGAACAACTTTGTCGAGCTGAAGGGCAGCGTGTTTAAGAAGTTCGACAAGAACAACCTGTTCCAGCTCAGCTGTAGCGATGTGCGGGAACGGTTCCACCTGTCCGTGCTGATGCTGATCGTGCTGATACAGACGATGAAAGAGTTTAGCTGGAAGTCGGAACAGTTTTTCGTGATGTTTCCGGACTGCATGTACGTGATGATTACCGAGTGTCTGGTGGACTGGATCAAGCATGCTTTCATCACCCGGTTCAACGAAATACCGTGCGATGTGTACCGGGAGTACACCACCAGTTTGGCGTACGATATGACGCAAACGCGACAGAAGCACGCCTTTAGCGATCACTCCGATCTGGTCGCACGTCGTATGGGCTTCATACCGTACCCGCTCGGAGTTATCCTGGTGAAAGCTCTCTACCATGCACTGTCGTTCGATAACGCTGGTTCGATTGTAATACTGCTCGTCGCGTTCCTGGCGCTGCTTAGTGCCCGCGTGCTAAACACCATTTGTGCCCTCGGAAAGGCGTGCGATCTGACGCAAAAGCATCAGGACGAGAAGCACCAGAGTGGATGCCATCCGCTTACCTCGACACCGCTAGCGAGTAATGCCCGCACAGCCACCGGTGGTGTAGCTGGCCGAGCGACGAGTGACACAGCTACGTCTCCGATCCACCGGTCACACGCAGCACAGTCAGCAAACGTGGCGCCATCACCGACGAGCACGGCGGCCAGCACGGTTTCTCCAGCCTCCCCACAAACGACACCGATGTCGGCGGGCAAAACTCCCGGCTCGCTCACCAGCTCCGTCAGCAGCAGTTCAACCGATGTACTGCGGAAAACATCCGGCCTCGGCGCAACGGCTCTATTTTCAAACAGTGACGTTGACCTAGACGACGTTAAGCTGAACGACCAAGTGCTGAATGGTAGCAGCACCGGCAATGCGGACTCTACCGCTAGCCGGTCCCAGAAAGAGGAGGACGAAAATGTTGCGCGCAGTGTGCCGGATCTACAGCAGGAACCGGGTTTGGAGCCGAAACCCGGACGACTTCAAAACGAGCCGGTCGGAAGTGATGGAGGGGAAGGATcgttgcaccaccaccaccagcagcatcatcattacGTGCGGACACACAAACGATCCGAGTCGGAACCATCGATCCAGCTGGAAGGTGGAGGGTAAGGCTGGCGTCTGCCGTAGAATGCGGGGAGGGAATCCAAGCTAGATAGCCACAAGCGCCacctgtttgttgtttgatttgtaCGCCGTTGTAGTAACTTATttcgatgcaaaaaaaaaaaaacgctgaaCTTTAGTTTTCTGTCCCGATCGACAGTGGCGGCACCCGGTGTGTGGTGTACGGACTGGCTAGCTTCAAGGCACCAAAGGCTGACACAATGCACAATGAATGTGTGTTTAGAATTTAGAGTTTCCCTTGTTTTTCACTACATTCGCTCCGCGCGTTCCGCTGGTTTTGTTatgctttctgttttttttttgtttgttttccggaCTTCCGCGCAACGTACTTCTACTTATTCTACTATTTCCTGGAGTCCCGTTAGCTAGTAGTTAtgaaatgtgaaaataaattatggataaaagaaaaggaaataatGCTTGGTATTATTGCATGTCGGAGAAACAGTAGTCCTGACTGAACCTAGAACCTCAAATAAACCCCTGAGATATGAACTTTGTTTAGCATTGAACAAATCTTCTTAGCCACGTTATAATTTTTACTCCGACATGTGTGGAAGTCCAGAGCGCTCTGCGATGAGGGACCGAGGAATTAGcaacgccggtcttcacacggatgAATTATTGGGGTATTGAATTCCGTCAGAACCGTCTGATTATCCAGGTCGAGCTCGCATTATCGGCAGGTCGAGAACTCTTGAGGCTGCCATGCCAAAGAAGAATTGTGAAACGCTCTTACcgtcgtgcagcgaattagactagGCTCCGGTGAGTTAGCCATTTAAGAAGATTTGAACCGGTCAAACCATGGGTTAAAATCGAGAAAAGAGTCTTCTTGAACTCTGTGCAAATCTGACCAATTTACCAGGTTCTAGTGGCCTGgacacgtcatgagaatggcaccctACGACCCAGTGCTTGAAGTATTTTTAACCCGTCCATATCAGTGGCGGTTCGAGGTCTTTGAAGGCCCCGAATGGCGGAATGGCAGTTAAGGCCTCTCAAATTGAGACTCGTTTGTGGGCAAgaccaacaggatttccctcgtcgatgaggccccgagcggccgctccttccgctcctagctCGATCCGCCACTGGTCCATATAGACAGACAGAGTTGGCTTAAGACGGCGCTACACTCATCTGTAGTTGCTCAAGATTGAGATGCGATTTTAACGCGTCAGACGCAATCTTCAGCGATACCTAAGCCACATGTCTCAAACATTCCAAAGCCGATGGGTGTGAATGCTGGTCAACAACGCTGGTTCATCTCAcccggtttttctttttgccagCACTTAAAATATTGTTGCCCAGCAGCGACACGATTTTCCACTACAAGCACAACCAAAAGCGTCATTTTCTTCCAACTAACAAAcgcaagaaaaaataaaaccaaaatgtGTGAACGTACTGCGCGCAACTACAGCTCGAGGGAAATTCTGCGCGATGAAcgttaaaatttaattaccacGATTCGCGCCTCGCGATACCAGATTTCGTGCGATTACTTTTATCACACATTGCTTATTGTCCCTTTGCTtgtggtacacacacacacacacacaccagtcgGGGAACCTTAATCCACCACTTAAAGCATCACTAGAGGggggtgttttattttacgatcTCGTTGCAGGAAACGGTGGGTAGCCCCAGCTGGGAATACGGTGTGGTAGCTGAATCGGACGAAATTATAGTCACCGGTTGGGTGGAATGGCGTGCCCCGTGAAGAACACACGATCTCCAGTCACAGACTCCGGAAGGATCCAAACCTTTATCGCTTCTCGCCCAGTGTGATTTGAAGGTCTGACCCCGTTCTAGTCCATGCATGGAAAGGCGGAGGAGCGAAGACTTGCGTTCGCGCACAAAGACAATGATTTCTGACACCCTCCCCGCCGAAGACAATCGGTTAGCGGCCTTAATTGATAATCTTATGATATGTTATTTTCCCGTATTTATGCTTCGATCGTGACATCTTAAAAGGGTGtatcatttaatttaatccgcgcgagaaaaaaaaaacatcctcctTTTCTCGGTTCCCTTGTACTTCGCCAATTTGGACTGTTCTTGATGCTCGGTGCATGGTGCACTGAAGAGACGCATTCGGTCGGacttttatttgcttctttgcTTCGTTGTTTTTGCTCTTGGTGCATCAAGTTCTTGGGATGCAAAATGCAACATTCTCGCAGAAGAAAGGGCTCATAAGGGAGTGCAGTGATCATACAATCCGCCTTAATCGGCTGACTCCTATCTCGCTCCTAGTCAGTCATTGCTTGTGGGACATCTCCGTGCAGTCCGTCCGACAAGCCCTCACCGGTCCCGGATGAGTACGTTGAAGCATCAGTTgaattgaaatcaatgaagcgATACTCGATCCTACCTCAAAGCGCCGTAGCCACACGGtagctaccagcagcctggGTATTGACGTCCAGATTTGATCTACTCCCGGACTCGTCGGAGGTGTGGCTGAGAACCGAAAGGGAAAGGTCTCGTGCCTGGGCGGAATGTGTTTTAATCGCGCAACTGATGCTGGTTATGTTTCGCTAATGAAGTACGGACGCCATTATCACGGCTGTCAATCTGTGTCCATTATTGTGCAGCTACCCTGTTCCCCTTTTCGGAGGCTCGATCCTCATCCTTCATGTAATAGCGCATGTTTTGCATGTAAGTATTATTTATCAAATGAGTCTTGTTTCGCCTGTTTATGATAAATTAATAAGTGTACCGCTTTATGTTAGAAATAAATTAAGAAATTCTGCATTTTTGTGGTATTTTAGTGATctcttgattttatttttatttgtaaataACTGCCTCAGTTCGCGCACCAATCCTTCCAGCCCCATCCCGAAGCAGAGCGCGATTGGTTTCGCCGGTTCCCAGCCGAGTCCACCGTCACCGTTGCAGTGACACGATCGAAGATGGtggaaaatggcaaacaagcaaacacacacacaaaccgatcGATACGATCACCTATTAAATTATGGAAAATTATAACCCATACCGATACCGGAACGATCGCAGCGTGGGGGTTCCTTCTTTGCGACCATCAATGGTTGAGCACTTGGGGCTTGCTTTGGCGATCGCCAAGTACGATGATCACGCGTGCCATTCGCATAAAATTAAACGGCAAATCGGAGGTATATCTACCACTGCCTCTCAGATCCTCCGGAAGCGAAGCCATTCCGAGGGGTTTTAGCTGTGACCGGGATGAGAGACTTCACCAAAAAAGAAGGTGCGGCATCGACTGGCATTCTCCTCGTAACCACCATCACTTCGGTGCTTTAGCCGACCCGGAGGACACTGGACACGGATGGGACACTCTCCAGCTCATACCACCTGCCCGTGCCAGTCAACTTCTTGGCACCTTCATGCACCCAAAATACCGCCCCATTCGTATGCTAATTGCCCGTAACGACACCGGATCCGGCTGACGCGGCCCGATCGACGGCCGGGTTGTcgttaaattaaaacaaaacaatttgtCCAACGATTCATAACTCATAACACGAAACGCGATACCTCCCAGGGTTACACACCCGCGTGATCAAGTGAGTGGCTGGACGCGTGCCGCTGTTACGGCCCACTGAGGAAATTCTCCAAGGCAAAAAAACGGACAGACTCAGACACGAGTCAAAACAACCAGCGGAAACATAACCATTCATGAAATTTGAGTAGCTTAAaagcccaacaaaaaaaaaacgtctcATTGATAGGGCACCGGGAAGGGTAACCGATTAGCCGATCGCTAATGCAACGCTAAATGGTTGGTGAAAATGGCCAACGTCTTGGCAGGATTTGACGATCGATCAGATAAAAGCCCCATTCGGTTGTGGGCTCGTGCCGAAAGATTGATGGGCGTAAAAGGGCAGACTCATATGTTGGAGAGTGTTTTTGGAAATGTAtatgatatgtgtgtgtgtgtgtgtgtgtgtgtgtgtgtgtgtgtgtgagctttgGCATGACGATCGTGAGTATTTATCATAAGTTTTTCGAGAGAGAATGATGCGCTTTCTGCGGTAGCAGTGATGAATAGTTTCCTGTCGGGAAAAATTATGGCCAAGTCTGGCACATCTTTTTCAGTAATGGGAAACTTATGCTGCACTGAGAACACGATCCGGCACAAACTCTTGGCGAGACTTGTTTATTTAGAAAAATCACAGGTTGCTATGACCATTGAATGACTTGTACATAGATCATCGAAATTTGGTTTCCAACGATCAGGAAGATAGCGTTACCATGTATAGGAACTTTCAACGATTCTGTTAAGTTAAGGGGAAGTTAAGCGCAATATTTTGAATCTCCTGTAGGACTTTACTCCAGGAAAATTGAGACTCGGGAGAAGCAGCTATTAATTGCTGTTGAAGGCTCAAACTCAAGCTGCAAGCTAACTGTTGATGACTTCTATGTCACTTTGCGAGCCAGGGAAATTCACGATAAGCTACCGACGAATTACTAGTGAGTAGATGATGCTGGCTTGTTGATCATGTATCAAAGATCATAGACTAATTGATCACATCTACCAATCTTCTTCTGCGTTTCTTATTtgactctacaacctcgagaggtcttggcctgccatcaTAAGCGGAAGTTCCTgacgggatttgattcccggtccTAACGCAACGCCTACTGATCATGTTTCAATAAATAcattcaattttaaaataattcccTGCAAACACAAATCTCGCATCCACACTTCATTCCAGCCCCAAAATTAGCCCCAAAAAACCCCTGAAACGATTGCCAGGAGCCTAACTTTATGACAGgcataatttttcttttaacagCCTTGCAAGCTCTTccagccagcagcaggaaaGGGGAACGACGAACCACTCGTCACACGTGCGGTAACTCTCCTCGTTAGAATGCATGCGTGCAGCATGTTCGTCATTCGCCGTCCGGCACAAGCTGCTCCCTCCGGAAGACACGACTCCACCGGGTGGCGTTGCATGGTAACCGATGATCAGCATTAGGAAGGACGGTGAACCAAATAAAAGCGAAGAAAATGCGAATGTAGTTCACCCGGTACCGGACTTCGACAGGAGGTTACCGCCTTACCTTACGATCAGATGAGCC from Anopheles stephensi strain Indian chromosome 2, UCI_ANSTEP_V1.0, whole genome shotgun sequence includes the following:
- the LOC118505819 gene encoding eukaryotic translation initiation factor 2-alpha kinase-like; amino-acid sequence: MLNGGKERWSIQTGPGPLLSSSIHRLELTNNGKWVRMIPSLGGSLYKFDGDSIEPIPFSAEDLLKSSFKFSDDLVISGGKETRSYGVSMQSGQLIYVCTMQGCKNATELAMEVAGDGGKYGPPEDAGVGTLDPMQEDLLVIRRQTQTVRAVESRTGSERWNFSIGHHEVEKMSNEDCRGGKERREVNPVILDLDLRVIIPEGVICAVRKSAPGEIVWRHKFDVPIVSAWRTSGTNDDKLVGVDLFDRTDWLWNGNVGEGENDQPPLINPSLYIGMHEKQLYIQESQAMLDEREEKLSEIALLTDESKLPAIPWKPLPASHAVAGLLTDGGSSLPGVKDDDDTGESTAIARSVLYASNYINGNGFFLVYDTDRGEQCDQGEEESSNTNRTESYDHAGLPDDGAEDMDTMFDVPVKIIIVSMWFWWKEILIISITTALILNMMLKLRVEKPPVMVVVERKITVPIPTAVEAVEEFPPAIRMGAVRSYSESSSSNGPPAAVENYTSHFRDDFDLVQCLGKGGFGVVFEVRNKLDGCRYAVKRVVLPNKQESKDRVMREVKTLAHCEHQNIVRYFHAWVETPPPGWQERHDREWIERNCLSTSIDIETPTDTYPPLPGMSAAASSFEVGMKNPQLQTSSVQSKLWMPQFPQANFSLSKGIGDGPSAMRRLDQSDSCSFIEFRAEGDQDGSLQRTRGDEDEEDDTSSSESGVQGNGKHRWNTTTADEDDSLDIVFKEPSRSEGITSDGVSDRHAVSIDVSFSPEAPSRPAVLHNGVNGQTEKQKQNPFRKTHRRPLSLDLTSTGNVRRLPGASHVGSTADLSTRPSATEQSKASAGQSNKIYLYIQMQLCHKQSLKEWLCMNGFPARRDKIVPIFEQIVAGVEYVHLKGLIHRDLKPSNIFFSLDGRIRIGDFGLVTDSSDLQYDSENNMPTMVPDRHTRQVGTQLYMSPEQLKGLPYDYKVDIYSLGLILFELLVSFGTEMERICTLKNVRKSKFPDQFEEQYQCEFKLLKLMLSESPNQRPTTFGIKAHPPFKRIPSNKSTSSLGAVVDETLVVNGNPGSTNGSFESDDGDEWHFELPPRRKDSRTYSTSGSGSGNGTAVVPCPSQLCF
- the LOC118505823 gene encoding 28S ribosomal protein S33, mitochondrial, giving the protein MSKYKELTKLTTTYARRMNYLSNRIFGEVARPTNPQSMKVVKMFSEEPIHKRDYVVNWYPRHVETHLLAMKLREYGLFRDEHQDFKEEMKRLRALRGKAPPKKGEGKRAAKK
- the LOC118505822 gene encoding cleavage stimulation factor subunit 1, with the translated sequence MNGQETPETKNMLKCREQLYRMMISQLFYDGHHAVAVELTNVVRADPPCPPSDRLMNMFKEAIHLEQSKESNLFDDLPCGLDLEFETEGSTLAPEPASYETAYVTSHKQACRAGCFSGDGQLVATGSMDASIKILDVDRMLAKSAPEDMEPGREQHAHPVIRTLYDHTDEVSYLEFHPKEQILASGSRDNTVKLFDISKASVKKAHKVLSDCVPVRCIAFHPTGDYMAVGTEHNVLRMYDIQTAQCFVGAIPSQQHNSAITCVRFASNAKVYATGSLDGSIKLWDGVSSRCINTFAQAHDGAEICSVVFTKNGKYLLSSGQDSLVKLWELSTSRCLIAYTGAGTTGKQEHQTQAIFNHTEDYVLFPDEATTSLCAWNSRNASRCHLMSLGHNGAVRHIVHSPTQSAFLTCSDDYRARFWVRRTTSH
- the LOC118505820 gene encoding protein TAPT1 homolog, translating into MIRKEDMFVTPQERQRKQLRFRGDLAAHYGFNRDSVGSGLNGTSGTNRIEEVSSDDDTKRAQNGETAPERPERGSLYDFVRIELTRGYVLEHDEERYSARREKIYSFLKIPRELESFMLYGVLQCADSFLYIYTFLPIRYVLALWALLTRPIARCLGLRRPSQRLLTPAEICDLLKGTIWIICSYTLLYVDTNMLYHLIKSQSIIKLYIFYNMLEVGDRLLSAFGQDTIDALFWTATEPKHSKRQHLGTIPHFLFAIVYVTMHSVLVMFQATSLNVAINSNNKGLLTIMMSNNFVELKGSVFKKFDKNNLFQLSCSDVRERFHLSVLMLIVLIQTMKEFSWKSEQFFVMFPDCMYVMITECLVDWIKHAFITRFNEIPCDVYREYTTSLAYDMTQTRQKHAFSDHSDLVARRMGFIPYPLGVILVKALYHALSFDNAGSIVILLVAFLALLSARVLNTICALGKACDLTQKHQDEKHQSGCHPLTSTPLASNARTATGGVAGRATSDTATSPIHRSHAAQSANVAPSPTSTAASTVSPASPQTTPMSAGKTPGSLTSSVSSSSTDVLRKTSGLGATALFSNSDVDLDDVKLNDQVLNGSSTGNADSTASRSQKEEDENVARSVPDLQQEPGLEPKPGRLQNEPVGSDGGEGSLHHHHQQHHHYVRTHKRSESEPSIQLEGGG